GTTCAAATTCTAGATCTAATAGGTCCACTTCCAACAACACTccataagacaaaaaaaaaaaaaaaaaaaaaccctttaaaAGTGTAGTTTACTTGTATTAAAAGCCAAacctaaaagaaacaaagaaaattaagattGGTGCATGAACAACAATTATTGAACTTAAGAAATAATGTtgaacaaacataaaaattattaaaaaattaaaataaaaagacaattaGACAAATAAAAACAGAGATATTTGAACTAATCCTGTCTGTAATCACTTGATATATTGATAACCAAACACCTAACCCTACAAGACAAAGACAAAAGACAAGGATAAAGACAcacaaatccaaaaataattttctatattaaataaaaatgaaaaataaaatttggtaagattttgttaatttaatcaatatatCAATTATTGGTTTAATAATTCGTATTTTACTGTTAATTTTAGTGTTAACCCAGGGTTTTATTAAAGTTATCAAACCAATTTGGAAAGGGAATTTGattataagttttttaaatataaaataaattataattttatttttaatataaaaataagggCGAGAGCTCAAAaccttttaattataaataatatcatatatatatatataatattttatcaatctCATATTTCCTTGGGTTAATTCCATGGACCCCTAACTATAATCGATATTCtaaattagtatataaatttcaaaacattttaattgagtACCAATATTGTACCAATCAAGTTACTCTGTTAGCTTACCTGTTAATTTAGATCTTAGTTGAAATATTAGATATGacgtgaaaaatatttaaaatatgtggatcaaattataaacacaTGTATTTTTATAGCACGTGCAACTGAAATCAGACATGTTAAAAAGGAcaaactattaataaataataaacgaATCAAATCCAAACTATCCATGTAGCATAAACACACGTGTTCAAACATGTCAGATTCATATTgcattttaaatctaaattaagGACTAAACTAATGAAAGAAGATGATCGATATAATATTTAGTCCTTCAACTTATCAAGATTTATCAACTAACTGCCATATCACCACATGaaccaaaattagaaaaagttatcaagttcaaggactaatatttacgaaaaaaattttaagactaAATGTTGCCTCATCCCAATATTTATAtagttaaaatatgtcacaagtttctctacttttcaaatttcaaacattattaaaattattatattaaattcggtttcattacaacattatttttttagttacacTGCTACaaagtgagtatttttattttaagatattacaccaacaaatttaacaatattaacaactaaacctgaattttgaaatattaaaaatagtggactaaattctaattttataaaaagcacaaggacttatgacatattttaattgataatatgaagactcaattaaaatatttcaaaatttaagataatttggtgcaattaaccCCTTTCAGACTTTGTAGGCACAGTCTCCATGAACAACTCATATAGAAAATCTCTGCCAAGTTTATCGGTTTGCGTgcaaatgaaattttcatttcatctcTTTCCAATTCCTCACTGTTTCAAGCTCAGACTTATTAGATCACTCACTGTCACagctttttttttccccttcatttatttctctctttgaggaaaaaagtttatattttgcaGAAAGAACCCTTCACTTTGTAGTCTTGACAtcctttttcttgttcttcatcATGGTTAAGATTTGTGTTCCTCTTGACATTTCTTTGTTTAGTTCTTTCAAAAAACCAGCTTTTTTCTAATGCTAATACTTTTGTGGCTCTCTCGAAAAAGAGAGCCGATTTTTGTTAttgtgtaataaaaaaaaacagttgAGTTGACCCCCTTTTTGTTCTGGTTTAAATAATTGGATCTTTGAGAGACATCAAAACACAAACAGCTGTTTCAAAGATTGCTTCTTTGAAATGGCTATGGCGATGACACATCATCACAACAGGGAAAGCAGCGTAGACAAGCATTTAGATACAGGCAAGTATGTTAGGTACACAGCTGAACAAGTTGAAGCTTTGGAACGTGTTTATGCTGAATGTCCAAAACCAAGTTCTTTGCGTAGGCAACAGTTAATAAGGGAATGTCCTATTCTTTCTAACATTGAGCCTAAACAGATCAAAGTTTGGTTCCAAAATCGCAGGTAAACAAATAAAGCTCGAAACTTTGGTTCTTGTTTTGCAAGGaaaatttgggttttctttcttttttttaaaggtttaaatGTGTCTATAGTCTctgtacttttcaaaaattaagaatttaatcctatacttgtatttttaagaatttagtctccAACTTTTCAGAGTCCAACTGATAGactgttattttttttttggtaaactgGTTGGTGtatcattttgaaataaaaaaacaattaattaaaaaatacgaCAGTAGTAACAATTGgactgaaatttaaaatataaaaattggagagattaaatttctaattttcaatGAGTATAAGGGCTATAGGggcattttaacttttttttaaagcaTATATCCCTTGtacttataaaaaattagaaatttagccCTTATACTTGTACAGGGATTataggcatattttaaccttttcaaaAATGACTAGTTTTCATGGTTATGGGGTTTTTGCAGGTGTAGAGagaaacaaaggaaagaagCTTCAAGGCTTCAAACAGTAAATAGAAAATTAACAGCAATGAATAAGCTGTTAATGGAAGAGAATGATAGGTTGCAAAAACAGGTTTCTCAGTTGGTTTGTGAGAATGGGTACATGAGACAGCAATTGCATACTGTAAATGTATATTctttttagtcctttttcactcTTTTAACTGTATCAAATTGTatgttttgttgaattttaaagCTTGGATCCTTATGTTTGACCATTGGATTGGGCTGTAAAAGTACTATAGAGGTTATTGTATTTGTATTAGGAGTTGGATTGGATTTTGTCCCCACCactcaaaaaatgggtaaattagtctCTGTTGGTTACCATCATCAGTTTAACAGAAAGAtcaatttgttatttgatttaccgtgtagggactaatttgttaatttttgagAAGGAATAAAATGTAATCCAACTCTTACTACAGGAgtctccatggtacttttacctagATTGGACTTGTCTTAATTTTGTCATCATGGGGTTTAGGTTGTGAATTTTGTGTCCAATGCTATGCCTTCCCATGTGGTTTTTGTTTCGCCTCAAATTGGGCATCTTTCCACAAAAGTATCATGGAGAGGCTCTTGTACTAGGATTTGtattgcattttgccccttctacttaaaaaatggacaaattaatcCTTGAACATTAGATCAAGgagcaaattggtcattgtgttaaaaattccatccatttttactcttaaaaaaattagtccctatacataAGAACGTGGCACGTCATCTGTAACTGTCTAGTTATTTTGTCATATCAGTCTAGTTATTTTTCACAtcagtttgctctttaatctaacgtaGATGAACTAATTTGTTCactttttgaataaaaggaTCAAAATACAATCTAGCTCCTCATACAGGGCCcttcatgatacttttatcggtatttttgttttcttgttctTGGCACTTtctatacatgtatatatgcacacttcttttatatttttacttactattgcttactttgtgttaagAGGATTGTTTTGGGGAATTGTTATAAATTCATGATTCTTTGACTTGTTTCCATATATGCACATTTCAGTTCGTGGAATGTgccttttttgtatttatatcaCACATGTTGCTTGTTCAATCTTAGAGTATTACTTTGGCCAATTGATATAAACAATTCCACTTGTATATTGCTGTTTGATTTTGTGTCTCATGCTATGCTCCCcatgtgtttgtttttttgcCTCAAATTgtgtttctttgttttcttgttcttggcactttctatatatatatatatatatatatatgtatgcatatatatatatgcatacttCTTTTATAGTTTTACCATCTACTGCTTACTTTGTGTTTAGAGGATTGTTTTGGGAAATTGCTATAACTAAAGATATGTTCGTTTTCGTGTTCATGGATCTTGCTCTTGGCactttctatatatatacacacacgtatatatgtgtgtttatataTACGCACACTTCTTTGTTATGGGAAATTGCTATGACTAAAGATATGTTCGTTTTCGTGTTCATGGTTCTTTGACTTGTTTTCATATATCTGCAATTCTGTTCGTTGAATGTGCCTTTTGTATATACGCATGCTGCTTGCTCCATACATATAAACAAAGATTATGCTTTTACATGAACATTTCCACTTGTATGTTGCTGTTTATATTTTCGGGATTGCTTTGTAGGCATCTGCGACTGACGCGAGCTGTGACTCTGCGGTTACCACTCCTCAGCATTCACTGAGAAATGCTAATAACCCTGCTGGGTAAGTTAAACTATTAACTATGATGAACCAGTACTTGCTCTTGCTATCTCTATCTTTTGTTATATTTTGCTAATGAATTTGATGGATTTCGTTATGTTATTACCAGACTCCTCTCTATTGCGGAGGAGACCTTGGCAGAGTTCCTTTCCAAGGCTACGGGAACTGCTGTCAATTGGGTCCAGATGCCTGGGATGAAGGTTTGTCATTGTTCTATGCGGATGCTAGTGATAATATTTTGGATAAACCATATTAGTAATCACcgaactattagtaaatttttttttagttatccaaatttgaaaagttataaaatggtcacttaactattcaattttgtcttttttggtcacctaacTTTCTCGGATTTTGgggtgttttcattttaaaaaaagataaattgaaTGGTTGGGTGTCCAATTTTACTATAAGTTgggtgactattttgtaacttttcataggcGGGTggccaaaaataaaatactaataattggGTGACTACTAGTGTAGTTTATCCTATTATTTTTCTTGCGTCACCAATCGGGATGGCTAAACCCCATTGGTTTATCTATTGTCAGCCTGGTCCAGATTCAGTTGGGATATTTGCCATTTCccaaagttgtagtggagtggcaGCTCGAGCTTGCGGTCTTGTAAGTTTAGAACCTACAAAGGTATGAAATTCTTATTGTCATTATGGAGAATCaagaagtttttatttaatattcatgGCATGGTTTGATTTGAGCAAAACAATTATTGTTAATAGATTGCAGAGATTCTTAAAGATCGTCCATCTTGGTTCCGGGACTGTCGGAAGCTTGAAGTTTTCACCATGTTTCCAGCTGGCAATGGTGGTACGATTGAGCTTGTATACACACAGGTGAAGAAGATCTATTTCATTTTATGTTATTGGAAGCGGTAAAAGTACCGTGGAGGCCCTTGTAGTAAAAGCTGAATTGTATTTTGCCTCCTCTAGTAAAAAAAGGGcaaattagtttttttgttaaaatttttctccatttttactgttaaaaactgatcAATGTACGTTAGCATGAGGTACACATGGCATGCCATGTGTCactgtttgattattttgtcagtcatgccagtttttaacagtagaaatgagTGAAATTTTCGACAGAAAGAaataatttactctttgatctagtATACATGGGCTAATTTGCCCCATTTTTGAGTaaagggggcaaaatgcaatctgataCGTGTACGGGAGCCTCCATGATATTTTTATCGATTGGAAGCTTACTCTCTTATCATGAGGAGACTAAAAACGAGAACTTTTTTAGATGTTTGCTCCGACTACATTGGCTCCTGCAAGGGACTTTTGGACTCTAAGATACACTACAACTTTAGAGAACGGCAGTCTTGTGGTATGTATGTCGTGTACTTGTTATGTAATAAATGATGCAGATCAATGCTATGTACAAGTAACTTGATATGCAtgcttcttctttatttttccttttggtcTCTTTTCCAAGGTATGTGAGAGGTCTCTTTCGGGTTCCGGAGCTGGCCCGAGTGTGGCTTCCGCAGCTCAATTTGTGAGAGCTGAAGTGCTTCCTAGTGGCTATTTGATTAGGCCTTGTGAGGGTGGAGGGTCGATTATCCATATTGTTGACCAATTGAATCTTGAGGTACGACCTAACACATAGGTACTTTTCAGCTACGTTGCTTTGACTTAGGGCccaaaaatagtagattttCCATTTAGCCCCTTAAAGTTTTATGAAATTACATGTTAGTATAACGGTAAACTACACTTTGGCCCTCTAATAATTTATGGTTCATCTCTAGCCCCACCTGAAGCAATTTTTTGGCGTCATCCCTGCTCTGACTTCTCTATTTTTTCATAAGTACCCATGTTCAACAATATATGGGAACATGACTCTCGAAGTATATAGAAGAACTTGGAGAATATTGAATGTACCATGAATCTGAGTAACATAGGTTTTTCAGACATCTTTGGACGACAAAACTTAATTTTGGGACACCTTATTGATGCAGGCATGGAGTGTGCCGGAGGTCTTGCGCCCCCTTTACGAATCATCCAAAGTAATTGCTCAGAAAATGACTATTCCGGTGAGTAGTTTCGTTATTGTAAGGTGATAATGTACCAATGGTTAGTGTAACTCTAAAAATATCAGACATTTAACATCATTACGGGGAATTGAGACAAATTTGGACACATGTTGGACAATGTGGATGTgtttataaattctttttttatgataaaatacCAAAACACGAAAAGTTTCTTCAATTTTCGTTTCTATTGCCTTGAATGACATTTTCTAGAGTTACTGATTAATCAAAGTATGTGAAGGCGCTGCGCTACGTTAGGCAGATTTCCCAAGAGACAAGCGGCGAGGTGGTTTACAGTTTGGGCAGGCAGCCTGCTGTGCTTAGAACATTTAGCCAAAGATTAAGCAGGTAATTACAAGATTATATTAAACCCGATTTAAATACAAGTTTGATATTGGAAAAAAGATTCGCATGTGTATGTCCACAAGCCATTTACTCGAGCATTTAGGAACCTGTTTTGCTCTTTAGTTTCATTGAAGTATCATGCGACTATCATTTACTTGCAGGGGCTTCAATGAGGCAATAAATGGATTCAACGAAGATGGCTGGTCGATAATGAATTGTGATGGTACTGAGGATGTGATAATTGCTATTAATTCCAGCAAGAGCTTGAGCAACAGTTCGAATCTGAGCACCGGTCTTTCATTCCTCGGGGGTGTTCTATGTGCAAAGGCATCCATGCTGCTTCAGGTAAGTTCAAAACCATTATCATATGTGCAATGCCTGACTGTATTAACAAAATGGGTAGACTACACTTGTAGTCACCCAACTCTTACtaagtttcttttttggtcacccaactataaaaagttatgaaatggtcatccaactattcgattttttattttttggtcacCAACCGTTAAATGGCAGATGGAACtgcttttaaaattggcataatagcaactgaaccctcaacatttatatattgtttcaatttagtcttgattctacaaaaattaacccttaacgtttacacattgtgtaatttggtcctttttccCCTCctattttgcttttctttgtgacAAATGAAAGTAAAACAGCAAAACAAAGACCACATTGCACattgtgtaaatgttgagggttattATTTTGGAATCAAGACTACATTGACACagtttataaatattgagggttaaagttgttattatgcGAATTTTAAAGTTGTCAAGTTAtcttttttatagtaatttaacagttggtgaccaaaaaagaaaattttgaatagttaggtgttcattttgtaacttttcatagtttgttgacaaaaaagaaatttattaatagttgagtgactattaGTGTGGTTTATCCTAACAAAATTATTCACATAGTAAGCAAGTTTCCTTTTCCATATTACCTTTGTTGCTATTTGTGTCAGGATGTTCCTCCTGCTGTTCTTGTCCGATTCTTGAGGGAACATCGTTTGGAATGGGCTGATTTCAATGTCGATGCTTATTCAGCTGCATCATTGAAGGCCGGAACATATGCTTATCCTGGAATGAGACCTACAAGTTTTACTGGGAGTCAGATCATCATGCCACTCGGCCAGACGGTCGAACACGAAGAGGTATATCTTCTatgttcatttttcttgaagtacccGTGTTGGACACAAACAGTGTCCGATACAACTGAATTTGAGTAAAATAGATTGGTTATTTATTATGTGTCAGCTGCTCGAAGTTATAAGACTCGAAGGCCAGTCTCTTACGCAAGAAGATGCCTTTCTATCAAGGGACATTCATCTATTACAGGTGCTTTTTAACAATTCCCAGTTcaatgtttatgtttatttccGTATTAAATTGGAATATAAAACTGGACACTTTAACTTTATTGGTTGTGTTCCGATTCGTTACATTAATTAATACTCATCGCCTCATAAAGGTTAAAGTCGTGATCTcagtttatttaaatattgttcaTATTTGTATTATCTTCTTTGCAGATATGTAGTGGAATTGATGACAATGCGGTTGGGGCCTGTTCGGAGCTTGTGTTTGCACCAATAGATGAGATGTTTCCGGATGATGCTGCCTTACTACCTTCGGGATTCCGCATTATCCTGTTGGAGTCAAAACCAGTTAGGTTTCACCGCACCTGAGTTTTTCTCTTAATCATTTCTTATATCGATGATCAGTGATGgtgttattattattcattctgATACATAGGATTCGTCGGCTACAAATCGGACTTTGGATCTTACTTCGAGTCTCGAAGTGGGGCCTGCAACAAGCCAAGCTGCCGGAGATTCTCCGTGTCAGAACGCACGATCGGTGTTGACAATTGCCTTCCAGTTTCCCTTCGATACCAATCTTCAGGATAATGTTCTGACCATGGCACGCCAGTATGTCCGTAGCGTCATTTCTTCTGTCCAGAGGATTGCTATGGCCATATCTCCATGTGGATCGAGCCCAACTATAGGACCAAAGCCATCTCCAGGTTCTCCCGAAGCACTTACGTTGGCTCATTGGATCTGCCAGAGCTACAGGCAAGTTGCTTAGAAAAACATTAGTAGTTCTCCCTAACATGCCACGCTAGAGGGTAAAAGTACCATTAAAGTTCCTGTACTTgagagttagattgcattttgctctctttactaaaaaatgGACAAGTAGTCCTTGTACGTTAGataaaagagcaaattggtcctattaaaatttctatcaatttttactgttaaaaaattGTCCCTGTATGTCAGTATGAGGTATACGTGTTCATTAGTCTAGTCAATTTTTAACGATACaaatagatgaattttttaacagaaataattaatttactttttgataatttgctatttttttagtagaggggtAAAATGTAAATTGACTCACTGTACATGGGCTTCCATGGTACTTTAACCCATGCTAGAATTTTTCGTGCTTCTGAATCAGCTCATCCCACCGAACCCATGCCTCTTTGCTAACGGGtcgtttttgtttcttttttccgCAGTTTCCATTTGGGGGAAGAGTTGTTGAAATCCGAATCACTTGGTGGCGACTCAGTATTGAAGAATCTTTGGCAACATCAGGATGCAATATTGTGTTGTTCGTTGAAGGTACGGTAACGGTTCCATCTAAAAAAGATGAATACTAGAAGCTCATAATTCTCGAGTAATGCTTccgtttttttcatttttcagtCTGTACCGGTTTTCATCTTCGCAAATCAGGCCGGTCTAGACATGCTTGAGACAACTCTAGTGGCTCTACAAGACATCACACTGGACAAAATATTCGATGAGTCGGGACGGAAGGCATTGTGCTCTGATTTCACCAAGTTGATGCAGCAGGTTAGTATTAACCGCACCATACTAGTTTCAACTTTCAACCCGACTTTAAACTGTTCGGCTGATGAATACGGAAAATTCATCTCGTAACACATTCTATACTCTCTTTAACAGGGATTCACTCACTTGCTGGCCGGAGTTTGCATGTCGACAATGGGCCGCCACGTCTCGTATGAACAAGCTGTTGCTTGGAAAGTACTTGCAGCTGATGCAAACACTGTCCATTGCTTGGCATTCTCTTTTATAAACTGGTCTTTTGTgtgaacaaaaaagaaaattataatttaaattttccgAATATccagtttttttttctctctagcCAAACATGAATGGGgagtaaaatgaaatgaaaaagaacgGAGAAAGTTCAGCTCAGGTTTGCATtttattaatctaatttattgtttaaattgaaatggttaaaaTGTTACAGGTCCTGTATTTTTCGtaaattaagaatttagtccttgtaattttattttcagaatttttttacttttcagattttcttttaaaaaaggaggttcaattgttaatatttttaaatttattttgttaaatttgttggtgacatttaaaaaaaagaaaattataatgaacttgaaaataaaaatacaaggactaaaatttaaatttatcgataaggtaataattatgaaaagaatATTGTCAGTATCCCTCCTACTCTAtttgaaatctaaaagaaatattaaaagataCTGCATGAAAAGCAAACAaaaggtaaaatattttatttattgattggATTATTTTCACTGTAGGTCCCTAAACAATGACCATGATTTTAAATTgtctaaaattcaaaaattctaatTGAATCCTTAAAGCAtcaataatatatcaattagGTCATTTTGTTAGCTTAGCCATAAGCTTGGATGTTAAATGTTAACTTACATATGATGCTAAGCATATtaaaaacacagaaaataaaaaaaaattagatttttgtaCCTACCTTGTGAACAATTTGAATTTGGTCCAAACAGTttgttaatcaattttttatccaGTTCAATCAGTCTTTTACAGATTCAACTCTTCTTCGGTTTATTACTATCGATTAAACTAGTTGGACCATAGGTTCTTAGATTAATCAATCAATTGGTCGATTCAAATAAACCATGACTAAATTGGTGGCTAGGAAGACAAAAAAGAAATCCTTGTTAATGCAATGTTTGAAGTATCAATTAAAACGTTTTGACATTCAAGGAccaaactaaaaatataaacaataatttGGAGACGTTTGATGAAAGTAATCCTTAATTTTCAGGGTAAACTACACTtgaggtcactaaattattaggaagtttacattttggtcacctaacttcaaaaagttacaatatGGTTATTAAACTATTCGAAAATTTGTATTCAAGTCACCAgactgttaattttttaaaaagtatgacTAGCGAGCTCCAAGTAACGATTCAACTATCAGTATAGTGGATTAGTACCTACCaacaagtagaagaacatacatTAATTCCAAATCGATCTAATGGTCAGTGTTAGAGATcgaagaaaaaaattcattggaTTTTGGTACACATATTCATGACATTCAAAGATATTTCacgaaaaaaaattgaattgtagaaaaaaatgagaaaatgaacTTTTGATTGTTGCCAACTATGTGAACTGAAAAGACCatacaacaacgattttaacagtttaataacttaaataaaaactttcaaataattcagtgaccattttgtaactttttgaagttaatttaccaaaatttaagcttactaatagtttagtgaccttaagtgtaatttaacctaattttGTTTGATCTAATTCCAGGGGTAAATTGggaaatcaaaaaataaaataatcaagtCGCACGTGTCAaatacatttcatttttttttttgccttccACCACCTCTCCCCCACCGGCCCACCttctcttttgtttcatttcccTCAGCTACTATTACAACAATCTTCAGCGgcttcatatttaaaaaaaaaagaagatcgatccatttatttttctatttcatttaacaACAAAGCATTAGGGTTTTTAGATTCCGCCCTCTTTTTGAACTCCCGCGTTTTCATTCAAAGCAATCTTTGAACAATTCCTAGATTCGTTGgttaatttttagggtttacaGATCTATTCAGCTCATCTGTTTAAAAACCGTTTGATTCTCTT
The nucleotide sequence above comes from Gossypium raimondii isolate GPD5lz chromosome 13, ASM2569854v1, whole genome shotgun sequence. Encoded proteins:
- the LOC105782624 gene encoding homeobox-leucine zipper protein REVOLUTA isoform X2 yields the protein MAMAMTHHHNRESSVDKHLDTGKYVRYTAEQVEALERVYAECPKPSSLRRQQLIRECPILSNIEPKQIKVWFQNRRCREKQRKEASRLQTVNRKLTAMNKLLMEENDRLQKQVSQLVCENGYMRQQLHTVNASATDASCDSAVTTPQHSLRNANNPAGLLSIAEETLAEFLSKATGTAVNWVQMPGMKPGPDSVGIFAISQSCSGVAARACGLVSLEPTKIAEILKDRPSWFRDCRKLEVFTMFPAGNGGTIELVYTQMFAPTTLAPARDFWTLRYTTTLENGSLVVCERSLSGSGAGPSVASAAQFVRAEVLPSGYLIRPCEGGGSIIHIVDQLNLEAWSVPEVLRPLYESSKVIAQKMTIPALRYVRQISQETSGEVVYSLGRQPAVLRTFSQRLSRGFNEAINGFNEDGWSIMNCDGTEDVIIAINSSKSLSNSSNLSTGLSFLGGVLCAKASMLLQDVPPAVLVRFLREHRLEWADFNVDAYSAASLKAGTYAYPGMRPTSFTGSQIIMPLGQTVEHEELLEVIRLEGQSLTQEDAFLSRDIHLLQICSGIDDNAVGACSELVFAPIDEMFPDDAALLPSGFRIILLESKPDSSATNRTLDLTSSLEVGPATSQAAGDSPCQNARSVLTIAFQFPFDTNLQDNVLTMARQYVRSVISSVQRIAMAISPCGSSPTIGPKPSPGSPEALTLAHWICQSYSFHLGEELLKSESLGGDSVLKNLWQHQDAILCCSLKSVPVFIFANQAGLDMLETTLVALQDITLDKIFDESGRKALCSDFTKLMQQGFTHLLAGVCMSTMGRHVSYEQAVAWKVLAADANTVHCLAFSFINWSFV
- the LOC105782624 gene encoding homeobox-leucine zipper protein REVOLUTA isoform X1, with product MAMAMTHHHNRESSVDKHLDTGKYVRYTAEQVEALERVYAECPKPSSLRRQQLIRECPILSNIEPKQIKVWFQNRRCREKQRKEASRLQTVNRKLTAMNKLLMEENDRLQKQVSQLVCENGYMRQQLHTVNASATDASCDSAVTTPQHSLRNANNPAGLLSIAEETLAEFLSKATGTAVNWVQMPGMKPGPDSVGIFAISQSCSGVAARACGLVSLEPTKIAEILKDRPSWFRDCRKLEVFTMFPAGNGGTIELVYTQMFAPTTLAPARDFWTLRYTTTLENGSLVVCERSLSGSGAGPSVASAAQFVRAEVLPSGYLIRPCEGGGSIIHIVDQLNLEAWSVPEVLRPLYESSKVIAQKMTIPYVKALRYVRQISQETSGEVVYSLGRQPAVLRTFSQRLSRGFNEAINGFNEDGWSIMNCDGTEDVIIAINSSKSLSNSSNLSTGLSFLGGVLCAKASMLLQDVPPAVLVRFLREHRLEWADFNVDAYSAASLKAGTYAYPGMRPTSFTGSQIIMPLGQTVEHEELLEVIRLEGQSLTQEDAFLSRDIHLLQICSGIDDNAVGACSELVFAPIDEMFPDDAALLPSGFRIILLESKPDSSATNRTLDLTSSLEVGPATSQAAGDSPCQNARSVLTIAFQFPFDTNLQDNVLTMARQYVRSVISSVQRIAMAISPCGSSPTIGPKPSPGSPEALTLAHWICQSYSFHLGEELLKSESLGGDSVLKNLWQHQDAILCCSLKSVPVFIFANQAGLDMLETTLVALQDITLDKIFDESGRKALCSDFTKLMQQGFTHLLAGVCMSTMGRHVSYEQAVAWKVLAADANTVHCLAFSFINWSFV